Within the Equus przewalskii isolate Varuska chromosome 1, EquPr2, whole genome shotgun sequence genome, the region TCACAAGGGCCCTTTGCCTGCATCATCGCACAGCCCAGGGAGAGggatcccccaccccaccctttacagatgaagaaatggaggcccagagaggttgagtagctttctaaggtcacacagctcggaAGAGGCAGGGGTGGGAACTGGGAGAGGGAGCAGCTGCCTGCTCCAAGGACACGGAGACACTGTACCAGCCCTAGAAGCAGATGCCTAATACTGCCCCAGAagcaggggcagggaggcccctacccttccacccacccactccCCGAGCAGGGATTCTCAGTGCTGGCTGCCTCAGATGCCGCCCCGAGTGGGCTGTACCTTCCTTCCAGCCCCATATGAATCCCACTCTTTGGGAGCAGGTGCTCCCGCGCCGGGCCGCCCTGGGAACTGCAGAGCAGCCGTGGGACCTCGGGCACATTACTTAATCTCTCGGGGCCTTGTTTCCACACCCTATCTCATGAGACTTCGTGCCGATGAgctgattaaatgagttaagaagtgtaAACGGCTTCAGGCCGAGCCTGCTCCGtcgtgggggctggggaggctcACCCGGCCGGCCTCCCCCCACCgctcctgggctctgcctccgGAACGCGCACAGGCACGCCCACGTGCACACTCAGCGCACACGCACACGCTCACAAAGgcggaggtggagggtggggtcGGAACCCTTCCTGCTGTTCTCTCACCAGGGGGCGCTGCTTCCCTGCTCCTCTGGGGAGGAGGCGCCAGACCACTGGGccggggagggaggctgggccccGGGAGGGCGGTGACGGGGCAGCTCTGGCCTGGTGTCTACTGCCTTGGGAGGCTGCCTGTCACCACGTGGGGCCCTGCCTTCACTAGCAAAGTGCGGTATCTCCTAAATGCTGAGCACCATCAAGAGGGCGAGGTcagcagccccccgccccccccgcccccctcccccgcgGCCCGCCTTCCAGGGATGGGTGTGAGCATTCCAGGCGTTAATGGGTCTGCGAACACCCAGCACAGACCACGGCCCCTGAGTCTCCTCTTCCTTATGGTCAGCGGGGTGACgatgcctcctcctctctctggggcCCAGGGGCAAGGATGgagccggggcggggccgggtcTCACCTTGCGCACCACTCCAGCGGTGAGCGCCACGTTCTCCACCTCCTCCACGGCCTTGGTGGCCACGGTGTTGACGCTGGCGACCACGGCCCCGCTCACGGCGTTGGCCTGCTCCTTGGTCTTCTCAGCCACTGCGGGAGGACTCTGGCTGGCCTGGGTCCTAACCCTCCCCACCGGGGCAGAGCAGCCCCCTCCCAGGGCGCTGGAAATTCTGGCTCTGCGGAGAGCCTGGGCTGCAGCCTTTCCCACTCCAGGGGAGCTCTGGCGATGATGGGGGTGGCCGGCCCTGGGTCTAGCCTTAGGTTGTGGAGGGCCGTCCATGGACACCTTGGGACCCCAGTTAGGGTGCAGAAGTCCCTGGAGGTCCCAGCCCCCTTGTCCCCTGGTCCTGGGGCTCCTCACCTGAAGTCACGCTCTGCACAACACCCTCCTTGGTCTTGGTTCCTGGGGAGGAAGCGGAGGCGTCAGCCCGGGCGCTCCTCCCGGTGTTGGGAGGGGAGTGGTCAGGGGGCAGACATGCCACAGAACAGGTGGACCAGCTGTGGGGCCGGGAGCGGGTGAGGATGGTATCCGGGGGTCCCCGGCCCTTCAAAGGCCACTTCCTGCTGTGTCTGGAGGAAGTGGATGGATCGGAAGTGGACAGGACAGGATGGAGGATGAGAGGGGCCGGGCCTGAGGAAGGGTCTGGACCCCACGGGGTGTGGCCTGGACCTTGGAAGCAGCCGCAGGACAGGGCTCACGAGAGCTGAGTCATCCCCTCGGACTCCTCTGAGGAGCGAGCTGCGGGGCATGGAGCTGACAGGACGCTGAGTCTGggtctcttcccccagccccaccccttccctgaGTCAGGTGGGGACCTGTGGCCTGGCTGCCGAGCACCTGCCTGCTCAGCCCACAGCGGGTCCAGGCTCAGTGTGGCTTCTTCTCCGAGTCGAGGGGCCTGTGGGTGATGCCAGGGCAGGGGGACGCCGGGGTGCATTTGTGGGTGCACAgacaggtgtgtctgagagctgagtACCCCTTGCTGCCCTGCTCCAGAGTCCCCTGGGCCCTGAGGGGGACCCAAACAGATTCATGTGTGTGCAGGAGGCTACGTGTGTGTGCAGCACCACGGGGTGCTCCAGGGCCCGGAGACCCTTACTCAGCAGCCAGGTCCTCGACTCCTCCTAAAacccctccctggggctgggggacgAGGTCAGACCCAAGGTAACCAGGTCCCCTGGGCTCCAGGCACCAAGCCGCACCGCCCCGCCACGCCCAAACTCACCCACATACATGACACCCTCCTTGGTCTTCTCGGCCGCTTCCGTCACCCCCTGCTTGGTCTTCTCCACAGCGCCCACCACACCCTCCTTGGCGATGGAGAAGCCCTTCTTGAAGACGTCCATAGTGGTGGCGGGCAGGGACAGGAGGCTGGCTCTCCGGGCGTGCGGTGGCTGGAGCTGGCGTGAGTGCTGCTGCAGCCGCTATCCTTGCTGCTGCCTCTTATTGACGCCGATGAAATATTGATGATGCAGCGGCCGGCCTGCGGGAGCCCTGCCAGCCTGGAGGGgggatggtggggagggagggagggacgagGCTGGCCCTCACCTTCCCCCAGGGTGGGGCAGTGGGGTCCAGGTCCCCTGGGCCCCTACTGGCTCAACCCTCCCCTCTTGCTCCCGCCCTCCCAGGAGGGGCTGTCGGAGTCTGGACACATCCTCATCCATCACTGCCTCTTTCACTCCCTGTCCTGCCCACCCACAGGGGTGGCCCCTGCTGGTGCTCTGGGGCCTGAGGCTGTTGTGTCTGTGTGCATCTGGGGCAGAGATGGGGCAGAGAGGGGAGTCGCCTTTGCTACCAGTGTCTGTGGTAGGGCAGGGGTCAGAGCCACGCGGGCCTGTCAGGCAATAGCGGCCAATCTCTCAGACTGGCCTGGGTGTCCAGCACCATGGATGCCCCCGTCGACGGCTCCCCCAAGGCCAGGGGGAGGAGCTGGGACAGAGGCGCACTGAGGGGTTCCCCATGCCCTGGCCTCTGGCGACACACCAGGTGGCCTCAGGACAGCTCCTTTCCCCTCTGAGCCTCCACCCCCTGCTGTCCCCACAGCCCAGTGGGGGGAGTGCTGAGCAGGCATGCAGTGGCCCGCTTCCTGACCACCAGCGTGGAGGGGCAGCAGGTTCCCTGAGGCCGCCCTGACCGCTTCCTGCAGCCCCACCTCAGCACTCCTGCTTAGTCCCATGGGGACGGGTTTGGTAGGGCCACCTCCCTGTGTCTCCCACACCCTCAGTGTCCCTGACCCTAGTCCTCTCAGGGCACAGGAACCGGGCTGTGTTGCTGGCTGCCTCTGTGGGGGCCGGACAGGGGGTGAGGGGGCCGGACGGGGCTCACCGGGTGGGCCGGCCCAGGCCACTTCCTCTCTTTGTTGTCCCcgtgctttcttttccttctgagacttAACTTGAAGACAGCGTCACCGGCACTGGCAGTTTCTGGAGTCACTCAAAGAGGCGAGTCTGCTCCACTGCCAGCATGATCCTGATGCTGCTGCTGTGCCTGGGCGGGCCCCttggctgggggctgctgggggccTGTGCCCAGGCCCTCAGTAGCAGGTCCTCTGATTCACGCAGCCCCAGGCCACCTGGGgtctggagggcagaggctgaggaCACCGGCAGGGACCCCACCGGACGGTAAGGAGGGCCTGGACCTTGGGGTAGGTCATGGTGCAGGACCTGACTCCTAGCTCAGGCTGAGCAGgggttctctgggcctcaggtaccatctgtgaaatgggctaaTGTTATCGACCTGCTGGGCCAGCTATGAGGCTGCATCAAgtgccaggccccaggctcctggtcaaggggccagccccagccagcctAGCCTGGGCACCCCAGGGCCAAGCCTTAGGACCACAGGAAGTCCCTGCCTGACCTGTGGCAGGAAATGGACCTCCGGGTTGTACAGGGCGGGAGCACTTCTTGCCATCAACCACCTAGCATGGAGCGCTGAGGGGCTATGGTTCTGGAAGTTTCCAGCTGGCCTGGCAGTGGCTCCTGTTTTTCGAAGTGAGTCGGTTTTGTTGGCTGAGCCCTGGTGAGGCTGGTGCAGCCTAAGCCATTGAGGACATCTgtcccccagctcctggggacTGGGTTTTGATCTGAGTGCCGGGGGACTGGGGCGGGGTCCTCAGCCTGGCCGTGAGAGCCGAGCAATGAGCAGGGACGGTGCCTTGCTCTGTCTCCAGAACAAAAAGGAGGCCGCGGCCTGAGCAACCTCTGCCTCAGTGTCCCTCTGGAAATGGGCGGGATTGTCTCACGACTGGACCAGGGTCTATTTTCCAGTGTTCCGTTTGTCCAGGGCCAGGAATCCTCCTGATGATGAAGTGCTGGGCCTGCGGGTGCCTCCGCAGGGTACCCCACGGGTACTGGACCTGGCATCTTGCCAAATGTGACCTCGGTTCATCCTCGCAACAGCTCTGGTTAcagaggaggagcctgaggctcagagaggctgagcaactggtccaaggtcacacagctaaggagAGCTGGAACCAGGATctgagtctgactccagaactcaTGACCTGGTCCCTGGGCACTcagaggcagccccagcccctccccactgccccacaGACTTGGTTGGGGCCACTGTGTGGATTTGGAGGGTAAGGGCGCCACCCTACACCCCCCGGCCCCCAGACTCTCCAATCTGTCTGAGACTCAGCATCTCACTGGCTTTCAGAGCCCCCTGCCTGGGATGGTTCTTCTGTAAGCTCTGACACTTCAAGGTGAATGCGTTTGTTGGACACTTTCCCGAAAGTGGATTTGACCAGAGAGAGAGCGGAGGGCAAGAGCAAGACAGGCTCAGCAGCCACCGTCCTCCCTACCCACACTCCCCGTCCCATGGCAGCCCCCCCACCTGACACAGTACCAGCTGCTGGCCCAGAAGCCCTGGGAGCTCGGGGAGGGGGGCTGGCCAAGGTGGGGGGGTGTGTGGGCTGAGAAGATGCACCCCGGAGAGaccccactcctgccccacccccattctGCTCTGAGCTGGGAGATGTGGGTGACTCTTGGTGGGGTAGCTGGTCACCAAGCTCTGATTTCAGGACTGAGGACCAAGCCTTCTCTCTGCAAAGCCATTAGCTCCATGCCCCCATCTCTGGGCTGCCTGGCTTTCTTCCATGAAAGGGAGGATGAGGGCCCAGGtggatgggaaggagggagggaggatgggaaggatGGGAGCAGACCCTCTTGGCTGTGGGAGGGATGGCCTTCCCTACCCCAGGGACGGTGGGCCTGTGGACTCCTCAGGGGCTGCCCCTCGGGGGCCGCCCAGCAATTCTCCGGTGGTCCCAGTGTGTGCAGAGTGTGTGCAGGTGTGCGCACAAGGGCCCTGGCCCAGGAATGCCCCGGCAGGCGTCCCAAGCCCTGGCCCCAGGGGCTCCAGGGGGGCCCCGCCACCTGCTGGGTCTCCTTCCCACAACCCACAAGCTGTGGTCCCCAGTGGCCAGTTGTCAACGCCTCCGGAGGGGCCGGTGAGAAAGGGAGGAAGCGCTGCGTGGCTTCCTGGGCTGATTGCTTCCGGAGCTCCTGGGAAAAGCGAGCGGAAATGCTGCCGGCCTCCCCTGCAacgggggagggagagggggacaggCGCTCGGCGCTCAGGCAGGGTGACACCATCAGTGACAGGCCCAGCAGACTCTGCGGCCAGGCCTCCTGCCCTGCATTTGCCCCTCGCCCCCGCTCCCAGGGCCACAGGGCCACGCAGGCCCAGATGAGGCCCTTTGCAAGGAGAAGAGGGAACAGAACAACTTGGTGCCCGATGTCAGGTCCTGGCGTGGGGGAGGGGCATGGTTGAGTGCTTCCCAGGTCCCCTGGGAcctggtgggggcagggcccCATGGgccagcagtgtgtgtgtgtggggggggttcTTCCTTGCTCCCTGGcttcagtgggggtgggggtggggatgtggCCTCCTCAAACCCAAGACCTGCTTCCCGGGCAGGACTGAGCCCCAGGCAAGGTGCCCCATCTCCGCATTGTTGCGACAGCAACACTGTTCTCTCCACTTTACATGCTGTGAGACTCAGAGGGGTGGGAACGccacccagggccacacagctccTAAGTGACGGATCAGAGGCCGGGCCCACATCTGCAGGGCTGCGGATCCCAGACGTCCTCTGTCCTGTCTCCCCCAAGAGGGCAGGCGTCCTCTGTCCTGTCTCCCCCAAGAGGGCAGGCGTGTAGGCGATGCTCTTCCAGACACCCAGCTGGCCCCGGCCACCAGCATCAGCTTCTCCTGACCCACCCACAAGGAGCAGTTTGTGGTTTTTGCAGCTGGGAGCTCAAGGCCCAGAGGAGTCATGCATATCgctgaaggtcacacaggagCAGGGCGGAGCCCAGGCCACCGGTCTCTGGGCCATGGCTGCATCTCCTGCACCTGTTCCTGCTCTCTGAGGCACAGGTCCTGGGCATGAATAGGGAGGAGCCCCACTGGTTGTAGTCACGCTCAGGGAACCCGGGCTCTGGGCTGGACACCGAGTAGACCTCCGGCTCCTCTGCCAAGGCTGCTTCTGGCTCAGAGACAAAGCTTTGCAAGATTCTCCCCTTGAGTGCTCACACTCAGGGCTGCATTCAGGGCCTAGAAAGCATGGATGCCGGGACCACGCCCTTCTCCCCTAGGAAGACGTAAGGGGCTGTCCGAGGGGGGTTTTCCTGGCTGGTTAAGAGGCACTTAGGAGTCCCAAGGGTGGCGGTAACTCAGGATGCTCGGCTAAcagcctttcccctccctctgccccgggGAGGGGCCCAGAGCGGGAATCTTCTCCACATTTCCAGGAGTGGGGGAAGGGCCTTGTTCAAGGTCACCCTGAgcccagggagcaggaggggagaggagagcccGGCTGTCCAGCTTCCACCTAGAAGCTCCAAGGGGTGGGCCGATTCCTTCCTGCCTGGGGTGGGACATCAGGTCTGGGCCATGTCagaggcccagggctggcccaaaccAGGCTGGAGGACCCCTGCACTCATTTCTAGGCCGGCAACTGCCCCTCTGCGGACCACTGGAAGATGAGGGCACCCAGCACCGCTTCCCAAGTGAgggcgcagagagggaggaggcctGAGACCAGGAGGCAGGCAGAACAATGGGGCGCTTGAGTGAGCTGGGCTGGGGGCGCCGAGGGCCAGCAAGAAGCTGCCAAGAGCTGGAGGAAACCAAAGCAAAGGTCAGGAATGTTCCCAGGGCTTCTGGGCCAGCAGCCTGTACTGTGCCAAGGGGACGGGGCTGCCAAGGGAAAGGGAGCGTGGGCAGGGAGAATAGTGGCTGCCGGAGCCAGGAGTTCGGTTGGGCAGGTCAGGAGAGAAAGTTCCTGGGTAGGAAGGGTGGGCAGCACCGCTTCCGGCTCCAGGAGCTCGAGATGGAAAGTCCTGGTCACTCCCTGGCAGGCTGGACCAGACCCGGTGCGCAGGCCGGCTGGGCCCTCCACAGTGGATCAGAGGCTGTGCGAGGAGTGGAGCTTTGTCTGGAGCCCgtgtttctcaacctcggcacgaCTGGCTGATTCTTCAGGGGGAGGGGGCTGTCCCGGGCTTTGTAGGGTGTTGGCAGCacggcctccacccactagatgccaggagcacccccaCACTCCAAGTCTCCAGGGCACATCCCCTCTCCCctactgagaaccactggtttcgAGAAATACTTTTCCCTAGAATTGAGCCCGTGTTCCAGGAATTTCCAGGGGGCCCAGggccggggcggggtggggcacATTTTCCAGTACTTGGAACAGTCTGTGCAGGCCGCCGTCTCCCCCAGGGCGCCTGAGCTGTGGGCCCAGCACATTTCACAGACCACCATGAACATTCTTTGCTTCTGTCCCGATTTTGGTGTGCCTCCTTTTTGCCATTTACTAGTCCTTTGGGACTCCTGGGTCCCTTGCTGGGCTCTGCCCCACGCTGGCTGGTTTCTCAGATCCTGAGCCAGTACCCTACTGTTTTCATTACTTGGCTTTAGAGTCGGTCTTGAGAGCTGGATGAGAAACTCCTTCCTCGGTGTTCCAAATGTGTTCCAAAATGTTTTTACCTGTTCACCTGCATTTTCTCTTCCAggtggaaattattttattttgaagtttcatttttattcGTTACACAGTCCCATAGGCAGAGCTCAGAAGACTGTGGTCGGTGGGCCAAATGTGGCCCCcgacctgtttttgtaaataaagttttattggaacacggtctggctcatttatttacatatcgTCAGGGACCGCTTTC harbors:
- the SNCG gene encoding gamma-synuclein, whose product is MDVFKKGFSIAKEGVVGAVEKTKQGVTEAAEKTKEGVMYVGTKTKEGVVQSVTSVAEKTKEQANAVSGAVVASVNTVATKAVEEVENVALTAGVVRKEDLEQPAPPQEDKAAKAEEEVAEEAKSGGD